ACGAACGAAGAAGATCGAAAAACCAGAAAAATTGCTAGTTGAACCAAAAGTCGATGTACGACTTAGGCAAGCGAAATCGAGGATGATTTAGCCGATAGGCGACATCTTCGAAGTCGAGAACGTGGCATTTCCGGTCGGCGCGACAGTGACTCGATTTTCGTGTCAATGGAAACGATATATTATGCTTTTTAATCCTTAACCGCTACGATGAGATAGAAAGATATTGATTTTCTGTTGGGATTCTGAGGTAGCGCAATGAAAATCTAAGTCCGAAGTTATAGCTTACAATTATAGGGTTCGATCTGAACGAAGATTGGCGAAACTTTACGTCATTtgctattaggtcatcccataagttcgtgctgACTTTTGTGTaaacatttcatgtgtcgatttatgaacatacggcgataaggggaccgatgcacttgaaaaatgggaagaagttgtacaacgagagggggattacattttttcatgaaactaaagggtatgtaaacaatcttaacatatataaccgctcgaaaaacggaacgaacttatgggataacCTAATATTTTAAAGCgaaattataacaatttttacGTCATTCGACGTACTTCACGATTCCACGAAAGCAATTAAACGTTAAATTGGAAATGCTTCTTACACAACTCcatctatattttatatgagTCGATCGGGGGATAAACAATTCGTATAATAGAAGTTTGCCGATTCTCTTCGCTATCTATGGGTTTTTATACGTTCGGATATATTCAATAGGAGTTTATTTAATCGGGCACTAACTAAGATTTCTTTACACCAAATGGAAATTTATTGTGCTTCTTTTACAACACTAGAATATTCTTTCAATTATTACGATGTTACAATTTCGTTTGATAGACGAAcgttattttcgttttatttttactatcgtTGAGTAATTTCAGTTTATTTAGCCTCAATTAGAGACTCATGATATGGCTGCTTTGGAATATCCACGAACTGTTGTTTTGATACATAAAATACCAATCTCGTTTATTAATACGTAGAATGTAATTTTCAGTAATagcatattaataattttagtaaCAGAATATCACTGGTATAGTTCCAATACTGGATAACATTTTACATTGTTCGACCTCGTCGATCTCTTATATCATCCACCACTTTATTTTCAATAGaggaattatatatttaataatttgacTATCTAATCAAACTAGTACATCGATTATTTTATCGGTTTAATGCCAAAAAACAAATTAAGTTTAGAAAAAGGAATAATGAGGCTGAAGCAAGTTGAAAGAACAGGAATTTCTTTTAACTTTCACTTTCCTTTCATTATATTAATTACTTACTATTTTATCAATTTGACAGCAAAGCAGAAATtaaatttgagaaaataaagaacgaatgaatattaaagaatctacagaaataaaatagccTCGGCTTACAAAGTAAATCGCATCCAATTACCCAGACATCTTGCAACCGAGATAActggagagaaaaaagaattgtATGCCCCATTGTACAACGTAGCGCGACAGAAGACTTGATACAAGCTTCTTCTATCTGTTTTATCTGTCGCTATTATTTTCGAAGGTCTTAGAGAAGctgctgaagaagctgaaagtGGAACGCGTTATTTGGTGTAGGGACAAGGAAAACGTGTATTACGAGGTAAGAGAGTAACgctaattattttcatttcctattaCTCTCTGGCTTTATCTCTCTGGAAAGGTGATATTTCCTGTACCAGCTGGGGAACCATGCGAGAATTGCCTCCACTGGCTCACGGAAATGGGGATCGGCGTGAAAATGAACTCCATAGTAAGGTGAATTAATGTCTTCGGTATTTCCCCTCCACGAAGCTTTTCCAAACGTCTTCGTTCACCTTCCAACAATTTCCAGCGTAATTCCAACTCAGTGCACGTACAGCGGTATGTGTGGCGTTGATGCTACACCCATCAAGGATGACTTAGCCAGAAGGTTGTGGGATGTATCTTCTTAACGTTAAACCTACCGACACTTTGTGTATACCTATTTTTACCGTGTGAGGTCAAAAAATGAGGTGATTAATGAAATAAcagtttttataatttaacttagacaatggttaatttataactaaatttatataaaataatgaactTGTATAGAATTTCgtccaaatttacttttgtttaaccCTTTCGCTCAGGCAGTCCAGTCCGCCCAAGTACTGTCTCTTATATTACTTGGTGATTAACATGAAATTGCTATTTTAATGTTAGTCTACGATACTATCCTATAATATTAATCACAATTAACATGAAATTCTTGATAGTTTCTAAATGTGTGAGGGGATAGTAAAACACATATTTAATACCTGGAAGGATAATTTTAACagtttgactgccacgccgaaatcacatgtttcactcAGGACGCCACAGATGCAAGATTTGtaccgattttttttttttattcatgttCTAATAAAGATGTCTAATAgctcaatggggcactttttatttcaaagtatcttctgtttatcggttatattcaaaatgtcccaactatcaattttcattcaatttttacaattgtaagaagttcaagcgctccggtcaccaacgacaccgtggcgtcacaggagaaatatggccaacgtggcagtcaaataaattaaaaatttctcctCTATAAAAGAGATTCATTGGCTCGTATTTCACCAgtttttctataaattatttaaaaacctTCTTAACGATCGAGTGGAGAATTCACTTGTTTTTCCCCGCTTATTTATTCACGATCCCGTAAATCGAAATACATATATCTCTATATCCGCGAAAGAGACATTGAAATTGGCCAGCTATCGACACGGACAGACGGAATAATTCGCGAGGGAAGATAGATAGGAAAAGAGGTATCGGCGACCGTGCGGCGTTCTCATTCCATCAGCAGTGATTAATGAATGGCAGTTAATCTGACCGTGGcaatcgatgaaatttattcCCGCAAGGTTTATTCTGGGCTCTCGGATGTATATGGCTAATCTATCGACCGATTAAAATGCCGCACATGAAAGGAGAATCGTACACAGACTACGACACCTCGTACGTTTATGTGTACACCGATTACCTGCCGGTCGAATTCTTCTGCAACGGGATAATCAGCGCGTGCTTGACCTTTGTAACGTCATGTGCGTCTTTATCACGGCCATCGTCGCGTTGAAGGTGAGCAAGGTCACGAAACAGCTGATTTCTCGAAGATAAAACGCGACAAATCGCCTCTCGCACGTGATGTCATTTTCCTAATAATTTCTTATATCACGATATTATTGTCACGTGATTACGTAAGCAAATACAACGATGCTAGAGCGATATCTGTAGAGTAGATCTGCTGATTAATTGGCTAAAGGAAAATTTTGagggaattaaaaaaaatttctttctattgattattaataattgaaacGTATTCTTCGTGGTATCTTTATAAAAAGGACACGATGTGCTAATCAGGTTTATCAAATAATATCTTAATTGTGCATCGTTTCTTAAAATTTCCACGCGATTCAGTGCCCTTTTTCGTTATTCTAATTTTGTAAGAATTATCAGTTTTAAAATTCGGAAATTTTTAAAACCATTGCTTTTGCTCGTGGcgttcgaccgttcgcggagagacgcgatcgcgaggaagcgcgtcaacggcagtcgtaaattcccgttacgattatacaaTCGATGCCACGAAATGTTCGATCTCCTAATTcgtttaggataatagaggtggttgaaTCGATTATAACCCGAGTTAACAGGTTACAATTTACACTTTGTTCCAACAACTTGTAGACATAGGCACGTTCGTTCGGTGCGTATAGATATAAGTTAAACGAATGAATGATCCAAAGTAGATCTAGACAGTGAAGAGATGTTGACTCGTCTGAAGATGATGAACCAATCCAGAGATGTTGGCTGATCTGAAAATGTTGAACCAATCTAGAGATGATGACTGATCTGACGATGGTAAACCAGCGAAGTTCGGTGACGATCCTgtcgcagaggaaaactattgcTGGGTGTTGGTCGCCCCATCACCGGTCACTTGAAGGTGGAAATGACCGTTGGACACGGGACAAACCCGACCTTCTAATTTTTTAGCTGATGgagcaataaccataaggaacgTCTGGActtgaatatatattataacgattaAGGGACCTAACGATAAAATACAAATGCTTAGTTTTATTacagttccttaggattattgcggtCCGACTAATTATATTTGCACAGCTAATGGCCGCCTCGAGGGATGGATTCCGGGTCACGTACACAGTCACCGGACGTAACAcgtggaaaatgcaaaattttggTCATGCTTTTGTTTAATAAGGAACACATTCGGTATAGTTTAATTAAATGGTAAAAAAGGCGTAGAATATCTGTTCTGAAAATAGATTTGTGGTTTCCGGTTAGATTAAGGAAGTAGTCGCGCCATGCACATCGACGCCGGAACTACGTCGCTTTTGGGAACACGATATCCGCTTGGTCCGTGATAAGAACATCAGATAACAGCTCCCTAGACTCGAGGTAATTACAATGTTTCTGTTATAAAATTTGTTGCCTTTGCTAGTTGAatggaaataagaagaaaatcgaGGTGTCtgagaagaaaattaaaagtttcTAAAATCCTTTCATTGacttaaaaatatgatatattttatatttaatgttttatgatatttaacgcaaaattaaaaaaaaaaaagaagtattaCCAGTTTTTACGATGCATTGAGCAAGACGAAACAGCGCGTGTTGGAACAAACATTAAACGAAGCAGTGCGTGAAGCTGTAGATGACGAAACATTCCGCAAGGTGCAGagatcgagttatggtcaactGTCCAGAagagataattaaaatattagaaatctcGTAATTTATAACGATATCCTATGTATGCGTAAATTTAAAAGCCATCTACCGCTTACGCAGTTTACATCAAAACTTGGACTTCTCGCTAGCAATGGAATACGTAGAATTAGAAATATTGAACAGAAGCCAGAGGCACCGCCCAGTGGCTTTAATCCACCAGAAGGTTTGGGTAATTCTGGCAGTACAAGTGAAGATTTGGCCGCACTCGATCGCATGATCGCGTATCTTTTGGGACAATCGAGTAACGTCAGCTCTGGCCATTTGGATTCTTGGCGCCGTTCCCATAGGACAAATGCAAGAGGAGATTACAAACAATTACATATCGCGGGCACCACTGCGGAAGGAGGCGTCGTTGGCTCAAACATCGATACAACGTCTCCTTAACCGCGCAGTTAGATAGATTGGTGTTGAAATTTGTATATCGTAGATAGAATGAATATAAACGATACATATATTCCCCAGCGTaacacaaattttattaaagatatatGAGATTACTGCATTTTCATTATAACAGATTAAATAGCTTCGAAAATTGAAGTATAAGATCTTAAGTTGTATTAATCTTCGATGGTTGATGGCTCGGTTCCAAAGTATCGGTCTCCAAAGTTACCGATACCAGGCAATACGTAGAACTTCTCATTTATCACAGGGTCTAAGGCGGACGTCACGATTTTTACACGTGGAAATGCGTAAGCTATCGAGTGTACTCCTGATTCTGCCATAAGTAGAGATACGAGTAACACGTTCTCCTCAGCAACATCATGATCCAATAAAACTCGGATAGCCATAATGGCTGCTGCACCCGTTGCTACTGTTGCATCCATTAATATTACTTTGTAGTCTTTAATATCTTTTGGTAATCGAAGGTAATAAAGCTGAAGATAATATTGATAATTTTTATGTCAATATTTAAATGATCGTGGCAAATTAGAAAAGTAAATTACATCATTTACCTCTGGTTCTCCGGTCTGTTGATTGGTTTGTATAAGTATCTTTCCTATTCTAATATCTTTGCATACGTCCCTAACAGCTTGTTCCATAGTTTCACCAGCACGCAAAATGGAAACACCGCATATTTTATCCGTAGCTGCGCGTTTTCCGTCATATAATACTCCTTGTGGTGTTTCTACTCTTACATCCTATAAATGCGTCTTTGTAAGTGACAATTAAAAGTCACGTTGGTCACATCTCATTAGCGCTGTGTACCAAAACTTACCTCGAAGGGTAGAAGAGACAACGCGTATTCAATAACCAAACGTATTAGACGtttggaataaaatataaattcatctcTGTatgtttctttgtttcttatAAATGTGTGGAGACCCTTTATCTGTGGTGTATCTGGAAGCAGGTAGAGAGAAGATGGCAATGGCTGACCAATATAAGAATGAGCTAATTTTTCTCTGAGTTTGAAACCCCTCTAGAACAAGAAATGAACTAAAGTAAACATAATAAGAGAGAGCAAGATTTACAAAACCGATAATTTTACCAGTTGAAGCTGAGTATGTACGTGCTGTACAATGAGTTCTATCGCGACTTCGTTATCTCCGCCACGAGGTACGATAATATCCGCGTGAACCATGAATggagctatataataataaaaagcggGTTGTACCATAGTGCTATATTGCTTTAGCACACCCTCCAAGTCCCTCCCTCTTTGCGATATATCTCTACGCAATCTTCGAGCAAGTCTCACATCAGCATCAGTATCAACAAACACCTTCATGTCGCACATCTTGACCAATCGAATGAAGGAGATCAGTGGTAATTTGATTCTTACTTTCGTACCTTAGTACTGTTATTCAAACCCACTCATTCTGCTTTCCTGACAATACATTGACTTACCTTCAAAACGTCGACATTGTAGAACGTCAATATTCCCTCAAATATAATCACATTGGCACCATACATTGTTTTCtttaaaacaaaaagcaaaCGTTATATGTACAAAGTATGTTTAACAATTATGCACTTATAAATATCTACATACAGTTCTACTTTCTCTGCGATGTGTTACAAAATTATAGATAGGAACCTCCACCATTCTACCTTCCTTTAAACGCTGTAGCGTTGTTTTAAGTAACTCAAAATCGAACGCGTCGGGATGATCGAAATTGTATTCATTCCGCGCAGCCATGTCGTGTTGCTTTTCATTTAAAACCTATAAGAAAAATTGGATATACTATCTGCATTCTTCTCtatgcaataatatttataactttcTCATACTTTATAAAATGAATCCATGCTAAGAAGCGTTACCCAAGGTACATCTAGagattctataatttttgttgcAACTGTGGTTTTCCCAGACGCACTGCCCCCACAAATACCTAAAACAAAACTATTAATAGCATTGTACATTCTTTCCCtttaaagtaataaatatattttatgtttctaTTACTAACCAATTACAAAAGGTTCTACTTGCTGCCCAGCTGAATTGTACCATGGTGGTCTACCAGCTGTGTATATTGTTCTAGTTTTACTTCTAAGGATAGACTCTGCAGAAGTTTTTTTGCTAGACTGAGATAGACTAGTAGTACGCTGCCTTCTTGATCTTGGTGATCTCTGAGAACCTGTCATATAAACACAAATAGTTTCTATTAAttcatttgaaaaattatacgaGGTTGCAtcgtattattaattacatttccaaaaaaatacataaaagtaaataaaaatcaaagaaaaaggtTTCCTTTCGACTATTATGTAGGATAAAGGATAAAGGATAAGGGATAAAGGTACTTTTGAAGGCTTTaactgttttcttcaaatgacAAAAAGATTCTACTTCAGTAAACCAAGTACATCCTGTTTGCCAAACGCAAGTACTCCATATCAATGACTCTGTAAATAATTGGTACATCGCTTATTTACTTCATGAAATAAGTAAGATGTAAGAATACTCCAAGAAGCGATACATTGAGGAGAAAGTGTATGAAATCTCACCCGTGGAAGGTGGCCTTGGAGATTGTGGAGTAGGTGTGCCAATGTCAGATCGTCTGCAACGCTCAGCATCCTCGCACAACTCGTCAGCAAATAAAATTTCCTTCTCGTCCACACACACTTCAGTATCGTCGCTAAAGCACAGTAAATTCAATGCATATTCGACTGGACAGACGAAACAGATGGTAAAATATTATGGTTTACCTTTCAGAACTCGCCGAGCTTGGTGGATCAAAGTGTTGCATTTTAGCTGCCATATTCTTGATCATGTAGAAAAGAAATTACGTATTGTTACAATACGTTTTATCAAGCTTCTCTTCCACATGCATCTGAAGCTGTACTGACAGAAACTACAAACTACAAAGATAGGTAACGATAATGAAATCGTAGATATTTTTCAT
The Bombus terrestris chromosome 10, iyBomTerr1.2, whole genome shotgun sequence genome window above contains:
- the LOC100642853 gene encoding uridine-cytidine kinase-like 1, with amino-acid sequence MIKNMAAKMQHFDPPSSASSESDDTEVCVDEKEILFADELCEDAERCRRSDIGTPTPQSPRPPSTGSQRSPRSRRQRTTSLSQSSKKTSAESILRSKTRTIYTAGRPPWYNSAGQQVEPFVIGICGGSASGKTTVATKIIESLDVPWVTLLSMDSFYKVLNEKQHDMAARNEYNFDHPDAFDFELLKTTLQRLKEGRMVEVPIYNFVTHRRESRTKTMYGANVIIFEGILTFYNVDVLKMCDMKVFVDTDADVRLARRLRRDISQRGRDLEGVLKQYSTMVQPAFYYYIAPFMVHADIIVPRGGDNEVAIELIVQHVHTQLQLRGFKLREKLAHSYIGQPLPSSLYLLPDTPQIKGLHTFIRNKETYRDEFIFYSKRLIRLVIEYALSLLPFEDVRVETPQGVLYDGKRAATDKICGVSILRAGETMEQAVRDVCKDIRIGKILIQTNQQTGEPELYYLRLPKDIKDYKVILMDATVATGAAAIMAIRVLLDHDVAEENVLLVSLLMAESGVHSIAYAFPRVKIVTSALDPVINEKFYVLPGIGNFGDRYFGTEPSTIED